ACTCATAAGCTTTATCTAAAGCATCCGGTGCTAATTGCTTACATTGGTTGTCCTGGCTTACAATAATATTAAAATAAAGATCCCCTCTGTATTTCCATGTTTTGGCCATGTTCATAGTTTGTTCGTGTTGAGTGGCCGGTTCAATTTCTTGAATGCCCTTAGCCAAATCCGAACATTTTCCCGATTTTTCATACGAGCGATTGTAATTGTATGCATTCAACACTTTGTTTTTTTGTGCCCATAAAGTTGGAGTTGCGACCAACGAAGCCACAACCAACAATGATCCCAATGTTTTTTTCATAATCTTCTTTTTTTGATTTGACTTTTTATTCTTCATGATTTAGATTTTCGTTGTTAGTATCAATATCCATACCATTCATTCCTTCGTCGGGCGATTGAATGATATTTTCCATATCTTTTACTTCATTATTTTCAAAATCATCTTCGTTTTCAACCTTAGCCACGGCTGCTATTTCATCGTTATTTTTTAAATTGATCAATTTTACTCCTTGTGCGGCTCTTCCCATTACCCGTATTTCTTTTACCGGCATTCTGATTAACAGTCCGTTGCGGGTAATGATCATCAAATCATCTTTATCGGTTACTGCTTTGATGGCTATCAACTTGCCGGTTTTTTTGGTAATGTTTATGGTTTTTACACCTTTTCCACCTCGATTGGTAATTCTGTAAATTTCTTCACCGGTTGCAGGATCTTTTAAGAATGATCTTTTTCCGTATCCTTTTTCAGATACCACCAACACAGTTTCTTCCAAAGGATTGGAAATGGTAATCATTCCCACCACTTCATCTTGTTCGTCAGACAGTGTAACTCCTTTCACACCGATAGCATTTCTTCCTACCGGTCTTACCTTTGACTCGGGGAATCTTATGGCTTTACCCGATTTAAGGGCTATCATAATCTCATCCTTACCTCCGGTCAGCTTCACTTCAATCAATTCGTCTCCTTCCCTTACGTTCACGGCAATAATTCCATTTGATCTCGGACGGGAGAATTGTTCCAACGGAGTTTTTTTGATGATTCCTTTTTTGGTGCACATCACCAGGTAGTTATTCTCGATGTATTCCTTATCTTTAATGTCTTTTACGTTGATATAGGCCATTACCTTATCATCCTGATCAATTTGTATCAAATTTTGGATGGCTCTTCCTTTGGTATTTTTTTGTCCTTCGGGTATTTCAAAAACTCGCATCCAATAACATTTGCCTTTTTGGGTGAAAATTAAGAGATAATTGTGGGCCGATGCCACAAAAAGATGTTCGAGAAAATCTTCGTCGCGTGTTGCCGATGCTTTCGATCCTACCCCACCTCTTGATTGTCTGCGGTATTCTGCCAAAGGAGTGCGTTTAATATATCCGAGATGAGAGATGGTGATGACCATATCGTCGTCTGGGATCATATCTTCAATGCTAAACTCGTCGGAATTGTATTCTATCACCGAACGTCGTTCATCTCCATATTTATTTTTAATCTCTATGAGTTCATCTTTGATGATTTGCATTCTTTTCTCCTTGCTGGCCAGTATCGATTCCAATTCGGCAATCAATTTTCTGAGGTTTTCCAGTTCTTTGATAAGATCTTCTATTTGCAGACCTGTCAATTTTTGCAGGCGCATATCAAGAATAGCATTGGCTTGAATTTCGGTCAGTTCAAATCTTTCCATCAAGCCCTGGCGTGCTTCGGATACTTCGTAACTGGAACGAATGATTTTAATTACCTCATCGATGTTTTCGACAGCAATTTTCAGTCCTTCAAGGATATGTGCCCTTTCTTGAGCTTTTTTCAATTCATATTTTGTTCGTCTTTCAACTACCTCATGACGGAAATCAACAAATTCCCTGATTAAGTCCTTGAGGTTTAGTTGCACCGGCCTGCCTTTTGACAATGCGATGTTATTGATATTGAAAGCACTTTGCAGTTGAGAGTGTTTGTAAAGATTATTTAATACCACTTTGGCGTTTGCATCACGTTTCAATTCAAACACAACCCTGAGCCCGTTTCGGTCGGATTCGTCACGGATATCCGATATGCCTTCGATTTTTTTATCATTTACCAGATCGGCAATTTTTTTGATCATTTCGGCCTTATTGACCATATAGGGAATCTCGGTGACGATGATTTGTTCGCGGCCGTTTTCATCCACCTCAATTTCTGCTTTTCCTCGAATTATCACTCGACCACGCCCTTCATGAAATGCTTGTTTTACGCCTTCATAACCATAAATAATACCGCCGGTAGGGAAATCCGGGGCTTTAATGTATTGCATCAATTCATCAATCGTAATATCATTATTATCAATATATTGAACAATTCCATCTATAAGTTCGCTGAGATTATGAGGGGCCATATTCGTAGCCATACCAACGGCGATGCCCGACGCTCCGTTCATCAACAGATTGGGTATTCTGGATGGTAAAACTGTGGGCTCTTTCAATGTATCATCAAAATTGTTGGTAAAATCGACTGTTTCTTTGTCTATATCCATCAACATTTCTTCGGCAATCTTTTGGAGGCGGGCTTCCGTATAACGCATTGCGGCAGGACTGTCTCCGTCAATTGAACCGAAGTTTCCCTGTCCGTCTACAAGCAGATAACGCATACTCCATTCTTGAGCCATACGTACCATGGCATCATAAACAGCAGAATCGCCATGAGGATGGTATTTACCTAAGACCTCCCCTACAATTCTGGCCGATTTTTTATAGGGCTTGTCATGGCGCAAGCCAAGTTCATTCATGGCATATAAAATACGTCTGTGTACCGGTTTCAAACCATCTCGTACATCCGGGAGCGCCCTCGAAACAATCACCGACATCGAATAATCGATGTAGGCCTGTTTCATTTCGTTTTCGATATTAACCGAAATAATTTTTTCCTTATCTGACATAATTTCAGTTTAAATTAAAATTTTAATGGCAAAAATACATTATTTTTTTGGTTAGCGAAGTTAAGCATCATATCGCATTATTAAAAAAGCCAAATTGTCGGTTTACTAACATTTTTTTGTTTAAAAAATAACTACGGCATAATTTTTTCTTTTTAAAAAGAAAATACATTTGAAGTAGATTTATTGTTTAATTTTGTAAAAATTGCCATATTATGAGTTTGAAAAATGAAAATTTCACAAATCGCGTCAATGATGTGATACAGTTTAGCAGAGAGGAGGCCTTGCGTTTGGGGCACGACTTCATAGGCATAGAGCATTTGATGCTCGGATTATTAAGATTAACCGACAGCAAAGCAGTGCAAATACTCCAGAAACTTGGAGTTTCGCCATTAGAATTAAAAAATGAAATTGAGAAAAAATTACCCGAGGGTTCATATCATCTTCATCATTCGGCTACCATTCCCTTGACCAAACAAGCAGCACGCATGCTTAAATTTTCTCAATTGGTAGCCATAGAATTACGCTCGCCCAAAGTGGACACCGAACATCTTTTGCTTGCCATTTTGCATGATGATGAAAATTTAGTGTCACGTGCATTGGAAAAATTCTCAGTTTACTACGATGATGTCAAAGATGAAATCATCGGTAAACCTACGCAAAAGGATATTTTGTCTGAGCTTTCGGGTAGCGAGGATGATGATGATGAACCATCTTTTGGGTCGTCTTCCTCACGTCAAGGTCCGGAGTCAAAAAGCAAAACCCCGGTTTTGGACAATTTCGGACGTGATTTGACTAAACTGGCTGCCGAAAATAAACTTGACCCCATAGTAGGACGTGAAAAAGAAATTGAAAGAGTGTCGCAAATATTATCCCGCCGCAAAAAAAACAATCCGATTTTGATTGGTGAACCCGGAGTTGGAAAATCTGCAATTGCCGAAGGGTTGGCTATGAGAATCATACAAAAAAAAGTGCCTCGTGTATTGTTTAATAAAAGAATTGTTACCCTGGATCTGGCTTCATTGGTTGCCGGTACCAAATACCGTGGACAGTTTGAAGAACGAATGAAAGCTTTGATGAACGAACTTGAAAAAAACCCTGATGTCATCTTGTTTATTGATGAAATTCACACCATCATTGGTGCCGGTGGGGCTTCAGGTTCGCTTGATGCATCCAATATGTTTAAACCGGCCCTTGCAAGAGGCGACATTCAGGTTATCGGTGCGACCACCCTCGACGAATACCGTCAATATATCGAAAAAGACGGAGCATTGGAACGCCGTTTTCAAAAAGTACTTATAGAACCCACTTCACCCGAAGAAACAATCATTATTTTAAACAACATCAAATCAAAATATGAGGAACATCATAATGTTACATACACCCCTGAGGCAATTGAAGCTTGTGTAAAACTAACAGAAAGATACATTACCGACCGATTTTTGCCCGATAAAGCCATAGATGCCTTGGATGAAGCCGGTGCAAGAGTTCACATAAAAAATGTAAAAGTGCCCAAAAATATCACACAACTCGAAGAAGAAATAGAAAAAGTAAGACAACAAAAAAACAATGCCATATCTGCAAGCAAATTTGAAGAAGCTGCCAAATGGAGAGATGAAGAGAAAAAACTTTTGAACGAGCTTGAAGCAGCAAAAGCAAAATGGGAAGAAGAAATTAAAATTCATCGCGAAGTAGTTACCGATGAAAATGTTGCGGAAGTGGTAGCCATGATGACCGGTATTCCCGTTCAACGTATTGCTCAACAAGAAAGTGAACGTTTGGTGAAAATGGCCGAGGAACTAAGTGGCAAAGTAATTGGACAAGAAGAAGCCGTTCAAAAAGTGGTCAAAGCCATACAACGCAATCGTGCCGGTTTAAAAGATCCGAATCGTCCTATTGGTTCCTTTATTTTCTTAGGTCCTACAGGTGTCGGAAAAACTCAATTGGCCAAAGTTCTTGCCCGTTATTTGTTTGATTCTGACGATGCATTGATAAGAATTGACATGAGTGAGTATATGGAAAAATTTGCTGTTTCCCGATTAATTGGTGCTCCTCCCGGATATGTTGGTTATGAAGAAGGTGGTCAATTGACAGAAAAAGTGAGAAGACGCCCATATTCTGTGGTGTTATTAGACGAAATAGAAAAAGCCCATCCGGATGTTTTCAATATTTTATTGCAAATTTTGGATGACGGTCATATTACCGATAGTTTGGGCAGGAAAATCGATTTTCGCAATACCATCATCATCATGACTTCCAACATAGGTGTCAGACAATTAAAGGATTTTGGGCAAGGTGTGGGCTTTACTACCAAAGCCAAGCAAGAACAAATGGACGAATATGCCCGCAGTGTGATCGAAAAAGCATTAAAAAAAGCATTTGCTCCTGAGTTTCTCAACAGGATTGACGATGTGATAATATTTAACTCCTTGAAACGCGAAGATATCCATCGTATTATCGACATTGAATTGGCCGGATTATATAAACGTATAGAAGACCTCGGCTACAAGCTGGTGTTGAATGAAGATGCAAAGGATTTTATTGCCGAAAAAGGTTTTGATCCCGAATATGGAGCACGTCCATTGAAACGTGCCATTCAGAAATATCTCGAAGACCCATTGGCTGAAGAAATCATCAAATCCAAGATACAGGAAGGTGATACGATAAAAGTAAGCCTGGATAAAGAGAAGAATGAATTAGTATTGAAAGTAAGCAAACAAAAACAGAAAAAAGCCGAAACGGGAGAAGAATAAAATTTTGATTGGCCGTGTCTGAAAAGGCAGGAAATTCCTGCCTTTTTGTTTTAGTGTAAAACTATTATGAAAAATCTACCCGAAATACCTTTGGCAGAGAGAGTAAGACCAAAAACTATCAGTGAATTTACCGGACAGAGACATCTTATTGGGGAAAATGGACCATTATACAAATGTGTTGAAAATGGTTATTTGCCTTCAATGATTCTTTGGGGACCACCGGGTACAGGTAAAACCACATTGGCTTATATACTCAGCCGGTCTTTGGATTTAAAATTTCAAAGCATCAGTGCGATTGAAGCCGGAGTGAAAGAAATAAAAGAAGTTATCAAATCTTCAAAAGAAAAAGGTTTGTTTGATCAAGGAAAAACAGTTTTGTTTGTGGATGAAATTCATCGGTTTTCAAAATCACAACAAGATTATTTATTGGGTGCTGTTGAACGTGGTGAAATACTATTGATAGGTGCCACCACGGAGAACCCTTCTTTTGAGGTTATTCCCGCCTTATTGTCCCGTTGCCAGGTTTATGTATTGAATCCATTAAGTAAAGAAGAGCTTGAACAAATTTTAACATCGGCACTTGAAAAAGACGAATTTTTAAAGGGTCTTAACATCATTGTTGAATCTACAGATTTGTTGTTTTTATATTCCGGTGGTGATGCACGCAAGATGTTAAATTTGTTGGAACTGTCTGTCAATGCCCAGTTGGATAAAACTGAAATTATCATAAATGATGACAATATTCGTTCTGTAGCCCAACAATTCATTCAAAAATACGACAAACAAGGTGAGAATCATTATGATACAATAAGTGCTTTTATCAAGTCCATCAGAGGTTCGGATCCCAATGCCGCAATATATTGGCTGGCGAGAATGATTGATTCCGGTGAAGATCCGTTATTTATAGCCCGAAGGTTGATAATTTCAGCTGCAGAAGATATAGGATTGGCCAACCCGACTGCATTGGTGATTGCCAATAATGCATTTCAGGCTGTGAACCAAATCGGTATGCCCGAAGGACGTATTATACTTGCAGAAGCGACCATTTACCTTGCATGCAGTCCAAAAAGCAATTCTGCCTATCTTGCCATTGACTATGCATTACAAAAAGTAAAAGAAACCGGCCAGTTGCCCGTTCCCCTTCATCTCAGGAATGCACCAACACAATTGATGAAAGAATTGGGTTATGGACAGGAATATAAATATGATCATAATTATGAAGGAAACTTTGCCCATCAGGAATTTATGCCCGTTCATTTGCAAAATACTACCTTTTATAAACCCGGAAACAATTTAAGGGAAAAAGAATATCAGAAATTTTTATTTTCGCGTTGGGGTGATAAATATTATAAAGAATGAAATGTAATTTCTCAATTTTGATAATTCCTCTTTTTTTCTTGTTTTACACTTGTAAAAAAGAAAAAAAGCCCACTTCATGGCAAAGCGATATTGTTACTCCTTTGGCAAATGCAAAATTTACGCTTAATAACTTTTTAAACGATGAATATTTGACAGGAGACAGCAATGGTGTTGTGCATGTTGTATTTAAACACGATTTCTATGATTTGCCTTTGGACTCTCTTGGAAAAATTCCTGACACCACACTTATAGAAAGTTTATCTATTCCTTTTAGTATAAATGCGCCACCTGGATACATTTTTTATTCCAACGCACAAACCATAAAATTAAATGCATCACCACTTGAGTTGTCATATGCCGAAATAGAGAAAGGTTTTATTGACATTACCATAGAAAGTAAT
The nucleotide sequence above comes from Vicingaceae bacterium. Encoded proteins:
- the gyrA gene encoding DNA gyrase subunit A, coding for MSDKEKIISVNIENEMKQAYIDYSMSVIVSRALPDVRDGLKPVHRRILYAMNELGLRHDKPYKKSARIVGEVLGKYHPHGDSAVYDAMVRMAQEWSMRYLLVDGQGNFGSIDGDSPAAMRYTEARLQKIAEEMLMDIDKETVDFTNNFDDTLKEPTVLPSRIPNLLMNGASGIAVGMATNMAPHNLSELIDGIVQYIDNNDITIDELMQYIKAPDFPTGGIIYGYEGVKQAFHEGRGRVIIRGKAEIEVDENGREQIIVTEIPYMVNKAEMIKKIADLVNDKKIEGISDIRDESDRNGLRVVFELKRDANAKVVLNNLYKHSQLQSAFNINNIALSKGRPVQLNLKDLIREFVDFRHEVVERRTKYELKKAQERAHILEGLKIAVENIDEVIKIIRSSYEVSEARQGLMERFELTEIQANAILDMRLQKLTGLQIEDLIKELENLRKLIAELESILASKEKRMQIIKDELIEIKNKYGDERRSVIEYNSDEFSIEDMIPDDDMVITISHLGYIKRTPLAEYRRQSRGGVGSKASATRDEDFLEHLFVASAHNYLLIFTQKGKCYWMRVFEIPEGQKNTKGRAIQNLIQIDQDDKVMAYINVKDIKDKEYIENNYLVMCTKKGIIKKTPLEQFSRPRSNGIIAVNVREGDELIEVKLTGGKDEIMIALKSGKAIRFPESKVRPVGRNAIGVKGVTLSDEQDEVVGMITISNPLEETVLVVSEKGYGKRSFLKDPATGEEIYRITNRGGKGVKTINITKKTGKLIAIKAVTDKDDLMIITRNGLLIRMPVKEIRVMGRAAQGVKLINLKNNDEIAAVAKVENEDDFENNEVKDMENIIQSPDEGMNGMDIDTNNENLNHEE
- the clpA gene encoding ATP-dependent Clp protease ClpC, producing MSLKNENFTNRVNDVIQFSREEALRLGHDFIGIEHLMLGLLRLTDSKAVQILQKLGVSPLELKNEIEKKLPEGSYHLHHSATIPLTKQAARMLKFSQLVAIELRSPKVDTEHLLLAILHDDENLVSRALEKFSVYYDDVKDEIIGKPTQKDILSELSGSEDDDDEPSFGSSSSRQGPESKSKTPVLDNFGRDLTKLAAENKLDPIVGREKEIERVSQILSRRKKNNPILIGEPGVGKSAIAEGLAMRIIQKKVPRVLFNKRIVTLDLASLVAGTKYRGQFEERMKALMNELEKNPDVILFIDEIHTIIGAGGASGSLDASNMFKPALARGDIQVIGATTLDEYRQYIEKDGALERRFQKVLIEPTSPEETIIILNNIKSKYEEHHNVTYTPEAIEACVKLTERYITDRFLPDKAIDALDEAGARVHIKNVKVPKNITQLEEEIEKVRQQKNNAISASKFEEAAKWRDEEKKLLNELEAAKAKWEEEIKIHREVVTDENVAEVVAMMTGIPVQRIAQQESERLVKMAEELSGKVIGQEEAVQKVVKAIQRNRAGLKDPNRPIGSFIFLGPTGVGKTQLAKVLARYLFDSDDALIRIDMSEYMEKFAVSRLIGAPPGYVGYEEGGQLTEKVRRRPYSVVLLDEIEKAHPDVFNILLQILDDGHITDSLGRKIDFRNTIIIMTSNIGVRQLKDFGQGVGFTTKAKQEQMDEYARSVIEKALKKAFAPEFLNRIDDVIIFNSLKREDIHRIIDIELAGLYKRIEDLGYKLVLNEDAKDFIAEKGFDPEYGARPLKRAIQKYLEDPLAEEIIKSKIQEGDTIKVSLDKEKNELVLKVSKQKQKKAETGEE
- a CDS encoding ATPase AAA, which gives rise to MKNLPEIPLAERVRPKTISEFTGQRHLIGENGPLYKCVENGYLPSMILWGPPGTGKTTLAYILSRSLDLKFQSISAIEAGVKEIKEVIKSSKEKGLFDQGKTVLFVDEIHRFSKSQQDYLLGAVERGEILLIGATTENPSFEVIPALLSRCQVYVLNPLSKEELEQILTSALEKDEFLKGLNIIVESTDLLFLYSGGDARKMLNLLELSVNAQLDKTEIIINDDNIRSVAQQFIQKYDKQGENHYDTISAFIKSIRGSDPNAAIYWLARMIDSGEDPLFIARRLIISAAEDIGLANPTALVIANNAFQAVNQIGMPEGRIILAEATIYLACSPKSNSAYLAIDYALQKVKETGQLPVPLHLRNAPTQLMKELGYGQEYKYDHNYEGNFAHQEFMPVHLQNTTFYKPGNNLREKEYQKFLFSRWGDKYYKE